Proteins encoded together in one Miscanthus floridulus cultivar M001 chromosome 16, ASM1932011v1, whole genome shotgun sequence window:
- the LOC136509862 gene encoding uncharacterized protein, with product MTIIGQDLPGVTRELEARSLGKSVFLRNERDIWDQLRRQKGLLADAQGLLSARSAEVEDLRLRCADIQAELATAKEQSAPLVAKIKELEEERDSFRLRAQEATASAKETAGQLGAEQSEHQATKVALAEATQAAEASRVEVSAWKSKAEGKFR from the exons atgactattatcggtcaggacttgcccggtgtcacgcgg gagctcgaggcccgatcccttgggaagtcggtgttcctgcgaaatgagagggatatctgggaccagctccggcgccaaaagggcctgcttgccgatgcccaggggctattgtcggcacggagtgcggaagtggaggacctccgccttcgttgtgctgatattcaggcggagttggccacggctaaggagcagtccgcccctctggtggccaagatcaaggaactggaggaggagcgagactccttcaggcttcgggcccaagaggcgacggcctctgctaaggaaacagccgggcagctgggtgcggagcagagcgagcatcaggcgacgaaagtcgccttggcagaggctacccaggcggccgaggcctctcgggtcgaggtctcagcctggaagagcaaggccgagggtaagttccgctga
- the LOC136510340 gene encoding LOB domain-containing protein 22-like, giving the protein MRGVHDLAARRKCDLDCPLAPYLPADQQSRFTKAQRLFGTSNIQKTLTKYGPAAMRSLMYQSEARAADPSAAASASYKNCGDRSATLRWSSSLLDSRSPSVDSTRPPRTVADSPTRRRRR; this is encoded by the coding sequence ATGCGCGGTGTGCATGATCTGGCGGCGCGGCGCAAGTGCGACCTGGACTGCCCGCTCGCCCCCTACTTACCCGCCGACCAGCAGAGCCGCTTCACCAAAGCCCAGCGCCTCTTCGGCACCAGCAACATCCAGAAGACGCTGACCAAGTACGGCCCCGCGGCCATGCGCTCGCTCATGTACCAGTCGGAGGCTCGCGCGGCCGACCCATCGGCGGCTGCGTCGGCATCATACAAGAACTGCGGCGACAGGTCCGCGACTCTGAGATGGAGCTCCAGTTTGTTAGACAGCAGATCGCCATCTGTCGACAGCACGCGTCCGCCACGGACGGTGGCGGACTCTCCGACCCGGCGCCGGCGGCGATGA